A DNA window from Acinetobacter sp. 10FS3-1 contains the following coding sequences:
- the trmD gene encoding tRNA (guanosine(37)-N1)-methyltransferase TrmD — MFFAVITLFPEMFEAITAYGISGRAAKRELMQIHCINPRDFATGNYKRVDERPFGGGPGMVMMAEPLAKAIHRAKELASDAGAVHVPVVYMSPQGKTLNEAAVQDFVQYDGLIVLCGRYEGVDERLIQKYVDQEWSIGDYVLSGGELPAMVLLDSIIRRLPNAMSDEQSHVQDSFVDGLLDCPQYTKPDHFEGLDVPEVLKSGHHANIEKWRFLQRYQRTLERRPELVEQVELSKQQKKWLKDEQR; from the coding sequence ATGTTTTTTGCAGTCATTACGCTTTTTCCTGAAATGTTTGAAGCGATTACAGCCTACGGGATTAGCGGGCGCGCAGCAAAACGGGAATTGATGCAGATTCACTGTATTAATCCACGTGATTTTGCGACGGGCAACTACAAACGGGTGGATGAACGTCCATTTGGGGGTGGTCCGGGTATGGTGATGATGGCTGAGCCGCTGGCAAAAGCAATTCATCGTGCCAAAGAGCTTGCAAGTGATGCCGGTGCGGTTCATGTACCGGTGGTGTATATGTCACCACAAGGTAAAACCTTAAACGAAGCAGCAGTACAGGATTTCGTTCAGTATGACGGTCTGATTGTACTCTGTGGACGTTATGAGGGGGTCGATGAGCGTTTGATCCAGAAATATGTTGATCAGGAATGGTCAATCGGGGATTACGTCTTGTCGGGCGGTGAGCTGCCTGCGATGGTTTTATTAGACAGCATTATTCGGAGACTTCCGAATGCCATGTCTGATGAGCAATCTCATGTGCAAGACTCCTTTGTGGACGGTCTGTTAGACTGCCCGCAATATACCAAGCCAGATCATTTTGAAGGTTTGGATGTGCCTGAGGTATTAAAGTCCGGGCATCATGCAAATATTGAAAAATGGCGGTTTTTGCAGCGTTACCAGCGTACACTTGAACGCCGCCCAGAGTTGGTGGAGCAAGTTGAGCTAAGCAAGCAGCAAAAAAAATGGCTCAAAGATGAGCAAAGGTAA
- the rimM gene encoding ribosome maturation factor RimM (Essential for efficient processing of 16S rRNA), with the protein MTPTQNVPEDRIQIGQLRSAYGLNGWLWVYSNTEPMSNIFDYLPWYIETKAGWQIVDVKRWKPHGKGLVVSLKGVSDRTAADNLVGANIWIAKSQLPQAGVDEYYWSDLKGLTVLGLDDDEQEVNLGQIHELFETGANDVMVVRATAESVDGEERMIPWHKDVVQHVDLEAGRIYVNWGVDY; encoded by the coding sequence ATGACACCAACACAGAATGTTCCCGAAGATCGTATTCAGATTGGACAGTTACGTTCAGCATATGGATTAAATGGGTGGCTCTGGGTCTATTCCAATACAGAACCCATGAGCAACATATTTGACTACCTGCCTTGGTATATTGAGACCAAAGCAGGTTGGCAAATTGTCGATGTAAAACGTTGGAAACCCCATGGTAAAGGCCTGGTGGTCAGCTTGAAAGGTGTGAGCGATCGCACCGCAGCAGATAACCTGGTGGGTGCAAATATCTGGATTGCAAAATCGCAACTGCCACAAGCAGGCGTGGACGAGTATTACTGGTCTGATCTGAAAGGCCTAACGGTGTTAGGTCTGGACGACGATGAGCAGGAAGTCAACCTCGGTCAAATCCATGAGCTGTTTGAGACAGGTGCCAATGACGTTATGGTGGTTCGTGCGACTGCCGAGAGCGTTGATGGTGAAGAGCGAATGATTCCATGGCACAAAGATGTGGTCCAGCATGTTGATCTCGAAGCTGGTCGTATCTACGTAAATTGGGGCGTAGATTACTAA
- the rpsP gene encoding 30S ribosomal protein S16, with protein MVVIRLTRGGAKKRPFYQIVVTDSRNARDGRFIERIGFFNPTAQGKAEKLRLDADRFAHWVAQGAQPSERVASLAAQAKKAAAAA; from the coding sequence ATGGTTGTTATTCGTCTTACTCGTGGTGGTGCTAAAAAGCGTCCATTCTATCAAATCGTTGTAACTGACAGCCGCAATGCGCGTGACGGTCGTTTCATCGAACGTATCGGTTTCTTCAACCCAACAGCTCAAGGTAAAGCAGAAAAACTTCGTTTAGATGCTGATCGTTTCGCTCACTGGGTGGCTCAAGGTGCTCAACCTTCAGAGCGTGTTGCTTCTTTAGCTGCTCAAGCTAAGAAAGCTGCAGCTGCTGCATAA
- a CDS encoding type IV pilin protein, producing the protein MDRLRNGFTLIELMIIVAIIGILAAIALPSYQGYKIRVNRVDTQAELMEAVSKINRYKIANFHYKKSATTTISLSDLGISGISENGLYNLSLVFPAEIKSDGSTIANYTRWVLIADPITSESQRGNGAMCIDYQGFRHWSKTTTLTNCAASLMNTSTWDGR; encoded by the coding sequence ATGGACAGATTAAGAAACGGTTTTACACTTATTGAATTAATGATCATAGTGGCAATCATCGGTATATTAGCTGCTATAGCTTTGCCATCCTATCAGGGTTATAAGATCAGGGTAAATCGAGTAGATACTCAAGCAGAACTCATGGAGGCTGTGAGTAAGATTAATCGTTATAAGATTGCAAATTTTCATTATAAAAAGTCAGCTACCACAACGATTAGTTTAAGCGACTTGGGTATCTCAGGCATATCTGAAAATGGTCTTTATAATTTGAGTCTGGTTTTTCCAGCTGAGATAAAATCGGATGGTTCTACAATAGCTAATTATACACGTTGGGTATTAATTGCTGATCCGATTACGTCAGAATCGCAGCGGGGGAATGGTGCAATGTGTATTGATTATCAAGGATTCCGACATTGGTCAAAGACAACAACGCTAACAAATTGTGCAGCTTCATTGATGAACACTTCGACTTGGGACGGGCGCTAA
- a CDS encoding type IV pilin protein — protein sequence MVNEYKKGFTLIELMIVVMVIAIIAAIAFPSYQSYIQRSVESAAKQRIQHIANELEKYKARQFNYLNYAIEDGMNYYPTSTNAKYTFSVKDGDDTDNALTDTDATGRSWVILATPSASYPKLQQFVMTSTGLKCKKVQGSRIDLDCNGETSWTD from the coding sequence ATGGTGAACGAATATAAAAAGGGGTTTACACTAATTGAACTAATGATTGTGGTGATGGTGATAGCTATCATCGCTGCAATCGCTTTTCCAAGTTATCAGAGTTATATACAGCGTTCTGTTGAGTCTGCAGCAAAGCAGCGAATACAGCATATTGCGAACGAATTGGAAAAATACAAGGCTCGCCAATTCAATTATCTGAATTATGCTATTGAAGATGGAATGAATTATTATCCGACTTCTACCAATGCTAAATATACATTTAGTGTTAAAGATGGGGATGACACAGATAATGCACTGACAGATACAGATGCAACAGGTAGAAGTTGGGTGATTCTTGCTACCCCCAGTGCGAGTTATCCAAAATTGCAGCAATTTGTCATGACGAGTACAGGGTTGAAATGTAAAAAGGTACAAGGTAGTAGGATTGATCTTGACTGTAATGGGGAAACTTCATGGACAGATTAA
- a CDS encoding pilus assembly protein: MKNKTKHGLVTGLTALSTAIICQTSMTYASDIEIYKAPTTGGATLMFVLDLSGSMSQSVDQSVQKDFFGGTSTSCTSESKVVRTRFNNKNFDYNGTFCYISQTTYNGLSSTLKTKLDREVEAKTCMKEVRVFRRWQSGKWVNYDEMAYSCPDRVTMLVRSMFDLISGNSSVDGGKIATTNTPLPDTASIGFTKFYNATPSTETSPLTLKTENRETLLNYAKNWQARGGTPIARAYSRAAVDLVDHMSRVETACAGYGMYYLTDGDPSVDNSGTARTTVNPKLTEKVTTSQCYGTSDSQSWPCVEAIAQKLQERKNTEGAEVKTAVVGFGTAFNFAHKTTGNNVVYNPETTYTDKMLSDYFKDNTLAAAKAAVKGKGGWYSASNTSDIVNSVQNFVESIKVPIPAITTGTAAIPQDHLNPIAIQSYAYFPQFQPKPSEDFEAWFGNLKKFKVKDGVLVGQSNTKVFGADGELNTSTKDLWVNGASADLQVYGGLLSKLNLQTFTDGTDFARAVYTNAGGSIQKVNLKYMQEKIATGNNKYLLGALGYDLTETELDELAALDSLELTNLANKEQNRSIGAIMHSTPVLLTQSGKITYSDTKKSNETVDRNDYILFGTTQGALHVVKTGREADTYATGVTPASYDGGKEVFTFLPEEMLSAQPKALLSEPNTVGNGMDQLYYGIDGAWTAHTEYVYNTTSDKFEVNPSSGKKGKQWVYGGMRMGGSSYYALDLTDIDQPKIKFRIDPESSKVYKTNDVFGTIYGDLSKMGQSWSKPTIAYVQWKGQRKLVMLVGGGYDPQYENFTAGKTTKGAGVYMFDADTGNLLWSTYDASVGDKSRLEYSVVSQIKAVDREGDGDVDHLYFGDLGGQVFRIDLKSNHSSSDAKADFAKITRLADFKETGKYAPRFYEMPTFSVYRNATGMFAVVSIGSGNRSTPLLGKVIDSKYVVNGESGIENLKLLNDAIYNIYDLAVMDTNPAASTKGPSSITRTNLKKITDNDRELASEDDIAGEGYNENSTYKGWYYEFTSSASVNNRKAVEKVQSDLVLLDSDLYVSTFDAEGVGSTESCGAGIYGSSRAHRFCMPYGQCGVDDTVDSNTMTLGKGLLGITLGQSEDAQGLPYRSIVGPVENRNPSSNKILNTLYRNKIKLTPYSWYERN, translated from the coding sequence ATGAAAAATAAGACAAAACATGGCTTAGTCACAGGGTTAACAGCTTTAAGTACAGCAATTATTTGCCAAACTAGTATGACCTATGCCAGTGATATTGAAATTTATAAAGCTCCTACAACTGGTGGTGCAACGCTCATGTTTGTGCTGGATCTGTCTGGCTCAATGTCTCAATCTGTGGACCAATCAGTACAAAAAGATTTTTTTGGAGGTACAAGTACTTCATGTACTAGTGAGTCGAAAGTTGTACGGACTAGATTTAATAATAAGAATTTTGATTATAACGGCACATTTTGTTATATCTCTCAAACAACTTACAATGGTTTAAGCTCCACTCTAAAAACTAAGCTTGATCGAGAAGTTGAAGCTAAAACATGTATGAAAGAGGTAAGGGTTTTTAGGAGGTGGCAATCCGGTAAGTGGGTGAATTATGATGAAATGGCTTATAGTTGCCCTGACCGAGTAACAATGCTCGTTCGCAGCATGTTTGATCTAATTAGCGGTAACTCTTCAGTGGATGGAGGTAAAATTGCTACGACTAACACGCCTTTGCCAGATACTGCATCCATTGGTTTCACTAAGTTTTATAATGCAACACCCTCTACAGAAACATCACCTTTGACACTTAAGACTGAAAACAGAGAAACTTTACTGAATTATGCAAAAAATTGGCAAGCACGAGGAGGGACTCCAATTGCACGTGCTTATTCAAGAGCTGCTGTAGATCTAGTAGATCATATGTCTAGAGTGGAAACAGCTTGTGCCGGTTATGGGATGTATTATTTAACTGATGGTGATCCATCAGTTGATAACTCAGGAACAGCAAGAACAACAGTAAACCCTAAATTAACAGAAAAGGTGACAACTTCACAATGTTATGGTACTAGTGATAGTCAATCTTGGCCTTGTGTAGAAGCTATAGCTCAAAAGCTACAAGAGAGAAAAAATACTGAAGGTGCTGAAGTTAAAACAGCCGTTGTGGGTTTTGGCACAGCATTTAATTTTGCACATAAAACAACAGGAAATAATGTTGTTTATAATCCTGAAACTACATATACGGATAAGATGCTCAGTGATTACTTTAAAGATAATACACTTGCCGCAGCGAAAGCCGCAGTGAAAGGAAAGGGAGGGTGGTATAGTGCCTCTAATACATCTGATATTGTAAATAGTGTACAGAATTTTGTTGAATCAATTAAAGTGCCTATTCCAGCAATCACGACAGGTACTGCTGCAATTCCTCAAGACCATCTTAATCCAATCGCGATTCAGTCTTATGCCTATTTCCCTCAATTTCAACCGAAACCTTCTGAAGACTTTGAAGCTTGGTTTGGCAATTTAAAAAAATTTAAGGTTAAAGATGGTGTGCTTGTTGGCCAGTCCAATACAAAAGTATTTGGTGCAGATGGTGAGCTAAATACTTCAACTAAAGATTTATGGGTAAATGGTGCCTCTGCTGATTTGCAGGTTTATGGTGGTTTACTGAGTAAACTGAATTTGCAAACATTTACTGATGGTACTGATTTTGCGCGAGCTGTTTATACCAATGCTGGTGGTTCAATTCAGAAAGTTAACCTGAAATACATGCAAGAAAAAATCGCTACAGGTAATAATAAATACCTGTTGGGAGCGCTTGGTTATGATTTAACAGAAACTGAATTGGATGAGTTGGCTGCTTTAGATTCTCTAGAACTCACAAATTTAGCGAACAAGGAGCAAAACCGCTCGATAGGTGCAATCATGCACTCTACACCAGTGTTATTAACCCAATCAGGAAAAATCACTTATAGCGATACTAAAAAATCGAATGAAACTGTTGATCGCAATGACTATATCTTATTTGGAACGACACAAGGTGCATTACATGTTGTAAAGACAGGACGAGAAGCAGATACATATGCTACTGGTGTAACACCTGCGAGTTATGATGGTGGTAAGGAGGTATTTACTTTTTTACCGGAAGAGATGTTATCGGCTCAGCCGAAAGCCTTATTAAGTGAGCCAAATACTGTAGGTAATGGTATGGATCAACTCTATTATGGTATTGATGGTGCATGGACAGCACATACAGAATATGTCTATAACACTACTTCCGATAAATTTGAGGTCAATCCTTCATCAGGTAAAAAAGGTAAACAATGGGTTTATGGTGGCATGCGAATGGGCGGTTCAAGCTATTATGCATTGGACTTAACAGATATTGATCAACCGAAAATTAAATTCCGCATAGATCCTGAATCTAGCAAAGTTTATAAAACAAATGATGTATTTGGTACTATTTATGGTGATTTAAGCAAAATGGGGCAAAGTTGGTCAAAGCCAACCATTGCATATGTGCAGTGGAAAGGGCAACGCAAACTAGTCATGTTGGTCGGTGGGGGTTATGACCCACAATATGAGAATTTTACAGCAGGAAAGACGACTAAAGGTGCTGGTGTTTACATGTTTGATGCTGACACAGGTAATTTGTTATGGTCGACCTATGATGCATCTGTTGGAGATAAATCTCGTTTAGAATATAGTGTTGTTAGCCAAATCAAAGCAGTTGACCGTGAAGGTGATGGTGATGTAGATCATTTATATTTTGGTGATTTGGGTGGACAGGTATTCCGTATTGATTTGAAATCTAATCATAGCTCTTCTGACGCAAAAGCAGACTTTGCTAAAATTACTCGTTTAGCGGATTTCAAAGAAACAGGGAAATATGCACCGCGTTTCTATGAAATGCCAACGTTCAGTGTATACCGTAATGCGACAGGTATGTTTGCGGTGGTGAGTATTGGTAGTGGTAACCGTAGTACGCCGTTATTAGGTAAGGTAATTGATTCAAAATATGTGGTTAATGGCGAAAGTGGTATAGAGAATCTAAAATTATTAAACGATGCGATCTATAATATTTATGATTTAGCGGTCATGGATACAAATCCTGCGGCTTCAACGAAAGGTCCATCAAGCATAACTCGAACTAACTTAAAAAAAATAACGGATAACGATCGTGAGCTAGCTTCTGAGGATGATATTGCTGGCGAGGGTTATAATGAAAACTCTACCTATAAGGGTTGGTACTATGAATTTACGTCTTCTGCCTCAGTTAACAACCGTAAGGCTGTAGAAAAAGTTCAAAGTGATTTGGTCTTATTAGATTCTGACTTATATGTAAGTACATTTGATGCTGAAGGTGTAGGCAGTACAGAATCATGTGGTGCGGGGATTTATGGGTCAAGTCGAGCACATCGTTTCTGTATGCCATATGGACAATGTGGTGTGGATGATACAGTAGATAGTAATACGATGACTTTAGGTAAAGGGTTATTGGGTATTACTTTAGGTCAAAGTGAAGATGCCCAGGGATTGCCTTATCGTAGTATTGTTGGTCCTGTAGAAAATCGTAATCCTAGCAGCAACAAAATTTTAAATACATTATATCGTAATAAAATAAAGTTGACTCCTTATAGCTGGTACGAGCGAAATTAA
- a CDS encoding PilX N-terminal domain-containing pilus assembly protein has protein sequence MYKTQHGATLIVVLLLLVAITVIGALAIRSSTTQLRVATASQAQQLMLQNSDAALFQLENPSELSRQMALNGMFGFIKAEDDSGKELVFCYKAGDTNFFDFTKASLINWDGNTVTNTGLSQLGFCKIDSGYFSTHRKTVMTQVAIKAADMSEAAAFQHIQTGTDVETAKADPAQLYTVVATTIFPNLSENTNLTSNQLSSAIKNCFSNHFNAIPETRAESLQGEITEDSTEDEKEAIRLAKLTVSQCLIDLGVPTHTQVARYSLMQNIVK, from the coding sequence ATGTATAAAACACAACATGGTGCTACTCTCATTGTCGTTCTCCTGCTGTTGGTGGCTATTACAGTAATAGGTGCTTTAGCAATTCGTTCTAGTACTACACAGCTTAGAGTAGCTACAGCAAGTCAGGCGCAGCAGCTCATGTTGCAAAACTCAGACGCAGCTTTATTTCAATTAGAAAATCCAAGTGAATTAAGTAGGCAAATGGCATTGAATGGCATGTTTGGCTTCATTAAGGCGGAAGACGACTCTGGTAAAGAATTGGTTTTTTGTTATAAGGCCGGTGACACTAATTTTTTTGATTTTACTAAAGCGAGTTTAATTAACTGGGATGGTAATACAGTAACCAATACCGGTTTGAGTCAACTCGGTTTTTGTAAGATTGATTCGGGATACTTCAGTACTCATCGAAAAACTGTGATGACGCAAGTTGCAATTAAAGCAGCGGATATGTCAGAAGCGGCTGCTTTCCAACATATACAAACTGGAACAGATGTTGAAACAGCAAAAGCTGATCCAGCACAGTTATATACGGTTGTGGCGACTACAATTTTCCCCAATCTTTCTGAAAATACTAATTTAACTAGCAATCAGTTATCGTCAGCTATAAAAAACTGTTTTAGTAATCATTTTAATGCAATTCCTGAAACCAGAGCAGAGTCACTCCAAGGTGAAATTACGGAAGATTCAACTGAAGATGAAAAAGAAGCAATTCGTTTGGCAAAATTAACAGTTTCACAGTGTTTAATTGATTTAGGGGTGCCTACTCACACGCAGGTAGCACGTTATTCACTCATGCAAAATATTGTTAAATAA
- a CDS encoding PilW family protein translates to MKQTGFTLIELMIAMALGLIIAASATLLFLSGQKNLVLQNSANRLQDDQSFGLSYLTSHIRMANLNNNLATVKPNVAKSGIIFNKNNLPSGVTGHADFNDKYSSLTTQDESNFVSTGAVKNDQLVIQYRPAEVGGFDCAGGKIDSRDEFIVERYFVRADNSPANHETTAQEKKVLACAAGRYSIPEEGATETLDSTLYNNGEIILKRVELFKVRFLVQDGSAKKYMTLEDYADLTSDQPRILSVQLAVISRASDATTESTVPVAPTFKLWSDFEVTLNSGQPRRYLRTPIVQTVALRNALGDR, encoded by the coding sequence ATGAAACAAACTGGTTTTACGCTCATTGAACTCATGATTGCGATGGCATTAGGTTTAATTATTGCTGCTAGCGCAACTTTATTGTTTTTATCTGGGCAGAAAAATCTCGTTTTGCAGAATAGTGCGAACAGGTTGCAGGATGACCAAAGTTTTGGTCTGTCCTATCTGACATCTCATATTCGCATGGCTAATTTGAATAATAATTTGGCAACAGTAAAGCCTAATGTTGCTAAGTCAGGCATTATTTTTAATAAAAATAACCTACCAAGTGGGGTCACTGGTCATGCAGACTTTAATGATAAGTACAGCTCCTTAACTACGCAAGATGAAAGTAACTTTGTAAGTACTGGTGCAGTGAAAAATGACCAGTTGGTCATTCAATATCGTCCTGCTGAAGTTGGTGGATTTGATTGTGCTGGTGGGAAAATTGATTCACGAGATGAGTTTATTGTGGAACGATATTTTGTAAGAGCAGACAATAGCCCTGCTAATCATGAAACTACAGCCCAGGAAAAAAAAGTTTTAGCTTGTGCTGCAGGAAGATATAGCATCCCTGAAGAGGGTGCTACAGAAACTTTAGATTCAACACTTTATAACAATGGTGAAATTATTTTAAAAAGAGTTGAGTTATTTAAGGTGAGATTTTTAGTACAGGATGGAAGTGCAAAAAAATATATGACTTTGGAGGATTATGCAGATCTTACTTCAGATCAACCTCGTATTTTATCGGTACAATTGGCTGTGATTTCCAGAGCTTCTGATGCTACTACAGAGAGCACAGTGCCTGTTGCGCCAACATTTAAATTATGGAGTGATTTTGAAGTAACGTTAAATTCAGGTCAGCCTAGACGTTATTTAAGGACTCCGATAGTGCAGACCGTGGCATTACGCAATGCTTTGGGGGATCGATAA
- the pilV gene encoding type IV pilus modification protein PilV, protein MISKDHQKGVGLIEVLVALVVLAIGVLGYVMLQMRALEATAESAQRVQAMNIARDLAERIRVNRDGWTFGTTPTSYLTEMSNASKQINNEDSKDCSIEFCSGAELADYDVDEIVTFAQNLGMSMNLMQCPKQSTSSTTNGRYCVYVAWGNTSATNDAGTTDCTNGASYNIKSTCVIMELYQ, encoded by the coding sequence ATGATTTCAAAAGATCATCAAAAAGGTGTTGGTCTGATTGAGGTATTGGTTGCCTTAGTTGTGCTGGCAATAGGTGTACTTGGATATGTAATGCTACAAATGAGGGCATTAGAGGCGACAGCAGAAAGTGCTCAGCGTGTACAGGCAATGAATATTGCCCGTGATCTGGCTGAACGTATCCGTGTTAATAGGGATGGATGGACATTTGGCACAACCCCTACATCCTATCTTACAGAAATGTCAAATGCTTCTAAACAAATAAATAATGAAGATTCCAAGGATTGTAGTATTGAATTTTGTAGTGGTGCTGAGCTAGCAGACTATGACGTAGATGAAATTGTTACTTTTGCTCAAAATTTAGGTATGAGTATGAATTTGATGCAATGTCCAAAACAATCCACTTCAAGTACAACTAATGGGCGTTATTGTGTATATGTTGCTTGGGGAAATACATCTGCAACAAATGATGCAGGAACAACAGATTGTACAAATGGAGCTTCATACAATATTAAATCGACCTGTGTGATTATGGAGCTTTACCAATGA
- a CDS encoding pilus assembly FimT family protein translates to MQKNKGFTLIELMVTIAILVIVTMMAAPSFGNMIKNQKFKSNANALIDKIKQARTYAVLNHQGVTLKLNVAGTDNPPIFNWISEGSARLKNASDTEVEFDKQGFLRSTFDVIEVCKNTGSSESIKITLTALGQIHKVEKGACT, encoded by the coding sequence ATGCAGAAAAATAAGGGATTTACGCTGATTGAGTTGATGGTGACGATTGCGATCTTAGTAATTGTGACGATGATGGCGGCGCCATCATTTGGCAATATGATAAAAAACCAAAAATTTAAGTCAAATGCAAATGCCTTGATCGATAAGATCAAGCAAGCACGTACTTATGCAGTATTGAATCATCAAGGGGTTACTTTAAAGCTAAACGTTGCTGGGACAGATAATCCACCTATTTTTAACTGGATTAGTGAAGGCTCAGCGCGGCTAAAAAATGCGTCTGACACGGAAGTCGAATTTGATAAACAAGGTTTTTTGCGTTCTACCTTTGATGTAATTGAAGTTTGTAAGAATACGGGTAGCAGTGAATCAATAAAAATTACGTTAACAGCATTGGGACAAATACATAAGGTTGAAAAGGGAGCTTGTACATGA
- the ispH gene encoding 4-hydroxy-3-methylbut-2-enyl diphosphate reductase, which yields MEIVLANPRGFCAGVDRAIAIVNRALECFNPPIYVRHEVVHNKFVVDDLRQRGAIFVDELDEVPDDNIVIFSAHGVSKAVQQEAERRGLKVFDATCPLVTKVHIEVTKYAREGIEAILIGHEGHPEVEGTMGQYDKKKGGEIYLVEDEEDVAALTVRNPDKVAFVTQTTLSIDDTAKVIDALRQKFPNIQGPRKDDICYATQNRQDAVRDLASACDVVLVVGSPNSSNSNRLRELAERMGKAAYLVDNADELQQGWFTENTKIGVTAGASAPEILIKQVIQRLQDWGALAPQELDGREENITFSLPKELRIPVTQA from the coding sequence ATGGAAATTGTCTTAGCCAACCCGCGTGGTTTCTGTGCTGGTGTTGATCGTGCAATTGCGATTGTGAACCGGGCCCTAGAATGCTTTAATCCACCCATTTATGTGCGTCATGAAGTGGTCCATAATAAATTTGTGGTGGATGACCTGCGTCAGCGTGGCGCGATTTTTGTCGATGAACTCGATGAAGTACCAGATGACAATATTGTGATTTTTAGTGCACATGGAGTATCTAAGGCGGTACAGCAAGAAGCGGAGCGTCGTGGCCTGAAAGTTTTTGATGCGACGTGTCCGCTAGTGACCAAAGTACATATTGAAGTGACCAAATATGCCCGTGAAGGGATTGAAGCCATTTTAATTGGTCATGAAGGCCACCCGGAAGTCGAAGGCACCATGGGTCAATACGACAAGAAAAAGGGTGGTGAAATTTATCTGGTTGAAGATGAAGAGGATGTCGCCGCTTTAACTGTACGTAATCCTGATAAAGTCGCTTTTGTCACACAAACCACTTTGTCCATTGATGATACTGCTAAAGTCATTGATGCGCTTCGCCAGAAATTTCCGAATATTCAGGGACCGCGTAAGGATGATATCTGTTATGCCACGCAAAACCGTCAGGATGCGGTGCGCGATCTGGCATCTGCTTGTGATGTGGTTCTGGTGGTCGGTTCGCCAAACTCGTCTAACTCAAACCGCTTACGTGAACTGGCTGAACGTATGGGGAAAGCAGCTTATTTGGTGGATAATGCGGATGAGCTGCAACAAGGCTGGTTTACTGAGAATACTAAAATTGGAGTTACCGCTGGAGCGTCTGCGCCAGAAATTCTAATTAAACAAGTCATTCAGCGTTTACAGGACTGGGGGGCACTGGCACCTCAAGAGCTGGATGGACGTGAAGAAAATATCACTTTTAGTTTGCCCAAAGAGTTGCGCATTCCTGTAACTCAGGCTTAA
- the gmk gene encoding guanylate kinase has protein sequence MSGLLFVVSAASGTGKTSLVKALLERVNNLHVSVSHTTRGQRPGELDGVHYHFSTKEDFLNLVNQGGFIEYAEVFGNYYGTAQATVQEQLAKGHDVLLEIDWQGAQQVRRLFPESKQIFILPPSQFDLRQRLSNRGTDSVEVIEHRLSCAVEDMQQYANFDYVIINDDFNKALHDLESVIIANRLVVSQQAHRHEKLIQALITPSAE, from the coding sequence ATGTCGGGTCTCTTGTTTGTCGTTTCCGCAGCGTCTGGAACGGGCAAAACATCCCTTGTTAAAGCCTTACTTGAGCGTGTCAACAATCTTCATGTTTCTGTCTCTCATACGACACGCGGTCAACGACCTGGCGAACTAGATGGCGTACATTATCATTTCTCGACCAAAGAAGATTTTTTAAATCTGGTCAATCAAGGCGGTTTTATTGAATACGCAGAAGTATTCGGTAATTACTATGGTACGGCTCAGGCCACAGTCCAGGAACAGCTGGCCAAGGGCCATGATGTTTTACTGGAAATTGACTGGCAAGGCGCACAGCAGGTACGTCGCTTATTTCCTGAATCCAAACAGATTTTCATCCTGCCGCCAAGCCAGTTTGACTTGCGTCAACGCCTCTCCAACCGCGGCACCGACTCTGTCGAAGTAATTGAACACCGTCTCAGCTGTGCAGTTGAAGACATGCAGCAATATGCCAATTTTGACTATGTGATTATCAATGACGACTTTAACAAGGCGCTGCACGACCTTGAATCCGTGATTATTGCCAATCGTCTGGTGGTATCTCAGCAGGCGCACCGTCATGAAAAACTGATCCAGGCTTTAATTACACCGAGCGCCGAGTGA